One Primulina eburnea isolate SZY01 unplaced genomic scaffold, ASM2296580v1 ctg973_ERROPOS1174311, whole genome shotgun sequence genomic region harbors:
- the LOC140822635 gene encoding protein RALF-like 34 yields MASSRHFLFILPLILLIFLASAQTDKSTFGITGDTLNQYEEMEVSFYDDEEELAEGIDEELMIHGASTRRSLFWGKAIRYYISYGALSANRIPCPPRSGRSYYTHNCYRARGPVHPYTRGCSAITRCRR; encoded by the coding sequence ATGGCTTCCTCCAGGCACTTCCTCTTCATCCTCCCACTCATTCTCCTTATTTTCCTCGCTTCAGCTCAAACCGACAAATCCACATTCGGAATCACAGGAGACACGCTGAATCAGTACGAAGAGATGGAGGTGTCATTCTACGACGACGAGGAGGAGCTCGCAGAAGGAATAGACGAAGAACTCATGATACACGGAGCCTCGACTCGGAGGTCGTTGTTCTGGGGGAAAGCGATCAGGTACTACATCTCCTACGGCGCGCTGTCGGCGAACAGGATCCCGTGCCCGCCGAGATCTGGGAGGTCGTACTACACGCACAACTGCTACAGAGCCAGGGGCCCCGTGCATCCCTACACCCGAGGCTGCTCCGCCATCACCCGCTGCAGAAGGTAA
- the LOC140822625 gene encoding PI-PLC X domain-containing protein At5g67130-like: MRTAEEIQMRVLCSLHIKLFLISAFLFGYSFCLKIDETCSTSSNTCDAGLICGSCPANGNTRARCTRVQPLIPTTKVKGLPFNKYSWLTTHNSYARTGSTSGTGSVLLSPINQEDSVTNQLQNGVRGLMLDMYDFNDDIWLCHSFGGNCLNVTAFQPAINVLNEIQDFLEKNPTEIVTIFIEDYVTSPQGLTKVFNASGLSQYWFPLSEMPKNGGDWPTVDDMVQKNYRLLVFTSKSSKEASESIAYEWNYVVENQYGNGGMNGSCFSRSESSPMNTTSKSLVLMNYFPTDPNATEACVDNSKDLATMMKTCYDADGKRWPNFIAVDFYQRSDGGGAAEAVDEANGHMTCGCVSIAYCRANATSGTCDVPLLSPPPPAQLPPDATTAQDPGSGSWIIRPLRLHRIILIISNMVLLLCNSHLFGYNSFSI, translated from the exons ATGCGGACAGCCGAAGAGATTCAAATGCGG GTTCTGTGTTCTCTGCATATAAAGCTGTTTTTGATCTCAGCTTTCCTCTTCGGATATTCTTTTTGCCTCAAG ATTGACGAAACTTGTTCCACCTCGAGTAATACTTGCGACGCAGGTTTGATCTGCGGCTCTTGTCCCGCGAATGGCAACACCCGGGCCCGATGCACTCGCGTTCAGCCGCTGATTCCCACCACCAAG GTTAAAGGGTTGCCGTTTAACAAGTATTCATGGCTGACGACCCACAATTCGTACGCTCGGACCGGGTCGACATCGGGGACGGGCTCTGTTCTCTTGTCTCCCATCAATCAGGAAGATTCCGTCACCAATCAGCTCCAA AATGGTGTGCGAGGGCTTATGCTTGATATGTATGACTTCAACGATGACATTTGGTTGTGTCACTCCTTCGGCGGAAATTGTTTAAATGTCACCGCGTTT CAACCTGCGATTAACGTGTTGAATGAAATTCAAGATTTTCTCGAAAAGAATCCGACCGAAATCGTCACCATAttcattgaggactatgtgacATCTCCTCAAGGCTTGACGAAAGTGTTTAATGCATCTGGCCTGAGTCAATACTGGTTCCCTTTATCTGAAATGCCTAAAAACGGTGGAGATTGGCCGACGGTGGATGATATGGTTCAGAAGAATTATCGGTTGCTGGTCTTTACCTCTAAATCCTCGAAGGAGGCTTCTGAAAGTATAGCATATGAATGGAACTACGTGGTGGAAAATCAGT ATGGTAACGGTGGGATGAATGGTTCTTGTTTCAGTCGTTCTGAATCATCCCCCATGAACACGACTTCAAAATCTTTGGTCTTGATGAACTACTTCCCAACTGATCCTAATGCAACAGAGGCTTGTGTAGACAATTCTAAGGATCTGGCCACTATGATGAAGACTTGTTATGACGCAGATGGTAAACGGTGGCCAAATTTCATCGCAGTTGATTTTTACCAG AGGAGTGACGGGGGAGGTGCAGCCGAAGCTGTTGATGAAGCAAACGGACATATGACATGTGGTTGTGTCAGCATAGCCTATTGCAGG GCGAATGCGACATCTGGTACATGTGACGTCCCCTTACTTTCGCCTCCACCACCGGCTCAATTACCTCCAGACGCCACCACAGCACAAGATCCTGGAAGTGGTTCCTGGATTATCAGACCACTCCGACTTCATCGGATTATTTTGATAATTTCAAACATGGTTCTCTTGCTGTGTAATTCCCACCTATTTGGCTACAATTCCTTTTCTATTTAA